In the genome of Ananas comosus cultivar F153 linkage group 11, ASM154086v1, whole genome shotgun sequence, one region contains:
- the LOC109717824 gene encoding uncharacterized methyltransferase C3H7.11-like isoform X1, with translation MQRMPTSWIFFIFPLIKQIISYNYRNTLIERISLPRRLRPGEYNHIQNPRMAAPSLLLHRHCFHHLSRPSLCPSCVILRRRSLLRSYSTRSSPNRTSVEPKLHKYEINPRNYWDDFYKRHHNKFFKDRHYLEKDWGSYFSCHSGNEEPCLDPKVVLEVGCGAGNTLSPLLNAFPDIFVHACDFSPHAVELLKEQGTFKSDRMNAFVCDVTVDDLCNKIEPASVDIVTMIFMLSAVPPVKMPLVLQNIINVLKPGGFLLFRDYAMGDFAQEKLADKDQIISENFCVRGDGIGAYYFSEGFLSGLFERNGFKKIEVSVYHKQIVNHLRNVVMNRRWIRATFCNTSCHNVHSTMSEQTVVDKMQSKHTGIMEKSQTGRIWH, from the exons ATGCAGAGAATGCCGACTTCGTggatatttttcatttttcccctaataaaacaaattatttcatataactACAGAAACACACTGATAGAGCGCATATCGCTCCCTCGTCGCCTCCGTCCCGGCGAGTACAACCACATCCAAAACCCTCGCATGGCGGCGCCCTCCCTTCTCCTCCATCGCCATTGCTTCCACCACCTCTCGCGCCCTTCCCTTTGCCCTAGTTGTGTAATCCTTCGGCGTAGATCTCTTCTCCGCTCATATTCGACCCGTTCCTCTCCCAATCGCACCTCCGTAGAGCCAAAGCTCCACAAGTACGAgataaaccctagaaattaTTGGGACGACTTCTACAAGCGTCACCACAACAAG TTCTTTAAGGATCGGCATTACCTGGAGAAGGATTGGGGTAGCTACTTCTCC TGCCATAGTGGAAATGAGGAACCTTGTCTTGATCCGAAGGTTGTATTGGAG GTTGGCTGTGGAGCCGGCAATACTCTTTCCCCACTGCTCAATGCATTCCCTGATATTTTTGTTCATGCTTGCGATTTCTCGCCTCACGCAGTTGAGCTTCTCAAG GAACAGGGAACTTTTAAGTCTGATCGGATGAATGCTTTTGTTTGTGATGTCACAGTGGATGACCTTTGCAACAAAATAGAGCCGGCGTCAGTGGATATTGTCACTATG atttttatGTTGTCTGCAGTTCCCCCAGTAAAGATGCCTTTGGTATTACAAAACATTATAAATGTGCTTAAG CCTGGTGGTTTCTTGCTTTTCCGCGATTATGCTATGGGTGACTTTGCTCAG GAAAAGCTTGCCGACAAAGATCAGATAATCAGTGAGAACTTCTGTGTCAGGGGTGATGGAATT GGTGCTTACTACTTTTCTGAAGGTTTTCTCTCTGGATTGTTTGAAAGAAACGGCTTCAAGAAGATAGAAGTGAGCGTCTACCACAAACAGATTGTAAATCACTTGAGAAATGTAGTGATGAATAG GCGCTGGATTCGTGCTACATTTTGTAATACTAGTTGCCATAATGTGCACTCAACAATGTCTGAGCAAACGGTTGTTGACAAG ATGCAGAGTAAGCACACTGGAATTATGGAAAAGTCGCAGACAGGAAGAATATGGCATTAG
- the LOC109717824 gene encoding uncharacterized methyltransferase C3H7.11-like isoform X2 — protein sequence MQRMPTSWIFFIFPLIKQIISYNYRNTLIERISLPRRLRPGEYNHIQNPRMAAPSLLLHRHCFHHLSRPSLCPSCVILRRRSLLRSYSTRSSPNRTSVEPKLHKYEINPRNYWDDFYKRHHNKFFKDRHYLEKDWGSYFSCHSGNEEPCLDPKVVLEVGCGAGNTLSPLLNAFPDIFVHACDFSPHAVELLKEQGTFKSDRMNAFVCDVTVDDLCNKIEPASVDIVTMIFMLSAVPPVKMPLVLQNIINVLKPGGFLLFRDYAMGDFAQEKLADKDQIISENFCVRGDGIGAYYFSEGFLSGLFERNGFKKIEVSVYHKQIVNHLRNVVMNRCRVSTLELWKSRRQEEYGIRAR from the exons ATGCAGAGAATGCCGACTTCGTggatatttttcatttttcccctaataaaacaaattatttcatataactACAGAAACACACTGATAGAGCGCATATCGCTCCCTCGTCGCCTCCGTCCCGGCGAGTACAACCACATCCAAAACCCTCGCATGGCGGCGCCCTCCCTTCTCCTCCATCGCCATTGCTTCCACCACCTCTCGCGCCCTTCCCTTTGCCCTAGTTGTGTAATCCTTCGGCGTAGATCTCTTCTCCGCTCATATTCGACCCGTTCCTCTCCCAATCGCACCTCCGTAGAGCCAAAGCTCCACAAGTACGAgataaaccctagaaattaTTGGGACGACTTCTACAAGCGTCACCACAACAAG TTCTTTAAGGATCGGCATTACCTGGAGAAGGATTGGGGTAGCTACTTCTCC TGCCATAGTGGAAATGAGGAACCTTGTCTTGATCCGAAGGTTGTATTGGAG GTTGGCTGTGGAGCCGGCAATACTCTTTCCCCACTGCTCAATGCATTCCCTGATATTTTTGTTCATGCTTGCGATTTCTCGCCTCACGCAGTTGAGCTTCTCAAG GAACAGGGAACTTTTAAGTCTGATCGGATGAATGCTTTTGTTTGTGATGTCACAGTGGATGACCTTTGCAACAAAATAGAGCCGGCGTCAGTGGATATTGTCACTATG atttttatGTTGTCTGCAGTTCCCCCAGTAAAGATGCCTTTGGTATTACAAAACATTATAAATGTGCTTAAG CCTGGTGGTTTCTTGCTTTTCCGCGATTATGCTATGGGTGACTTTGCTCAG GAAAAGCTTGCCGACAAAGATCAGATAATCAGTGAGAACTTCTGTGTCAGGGGTGATGGAATT GGTGCTTACTACTTTTCTGAAGGTTTTCTCTCTGGATTGTTTGAAAGAAACGGCTTCAAGAAGATAGAAGTGAGCGTCTACCACAAACAGATTGTAAATCACTTGAGAAATGTAGTGATGAATAG ATGCAGAGTAAGCACACTGGAATTATGGAAAAGTCGCAGACAGGAAGAATATGGCATTAGGGCAAGATAA